The following are encoded in a window of Capricornis sumatraensis isolate serow.1 chromosome 7, serow.2, whole genome shotgun sequence genomic DNA:
- the SMIM43 gene encoding small integral membrane protein 43: protein MEWELNFLLYLALFFFLLFLLFLLLFVVIKQLKNSVANTAGALQPGRLSLHREPWGFSREQAV from the coding sequence ATGGAGTGGGAGCTCAACTTTCTGCTCTACCTGGCGCTCTTCTTCTTTCTGCTCTTCttacttttcctcctgctcttcgTGGTCATCAAACAGCTGAAGAACTCGGTGGCCAATACGGCCGGGGCCCTCCAGCCCGGGCGCCTCTCCCTGCACCGGGAGCCTTGGGGCTTCTCCCGCGAGCAAGCGGTGTGA